Proteins co-encoded in one Methanophagales archaeon genomic window:
- a CDS encoding P-loop NTPase — MKQIAFYGKGGVGKSTVSSNIAAALVERGLSVFMIGCDPKHDCTMNLRGDVEIPTILDLLREKGIEQVGLETLITGKRIELDEIIHRGYGGIYCAECGGPKPGFGCAGRGVIVAIDLLKRLNAFSILKTDVVIYDVPGDVVCGGFAMPLRKGLADAVYIVTSSDYLAIYAANNICRGISEFANKGGSPLGGIIYNVRGILDDESVVRDFAREVGSRVVGCVPNAHEIAEAEIEGKTVIEKSPKSDIADLFRELAVRVYTNHLTSVPRPLPPDEMRHFGQLIRKRTRERYIDE; from the coding sequence ATGAAGCAGATAGCATTTTATGGAAAGGGAGGGGTTGGTAAGTCAACAGTGAGCTCCAACATCGCCGCCGCACTGGTCGAACGTGGCTTATCTGTATTTATGATCGGCTGTGACCCAAAACATGACTGTACAATGAATTTACGTGGTGACGTTGAGATACCGACAATTCTCGACCTCCTGAGGGAGAAAGGAATAGAGCAAGTGGGTCTGGAAACGTTGATAACAGGTAAGAGAATCGAACTCGATGAGATCATCCATAGGGGCTATGGTGGAATCTATTGCGCTGAGTGTGGAGGTCCAAAACCTGGCTTCGGATGTGCGGGCAGGGGAGTTATTGTCGCTATAGACCTGCTCAAGAGGTTAAATGCCTTCAGTATACTGAAAACAGATGTAGTAATTTATGATGTGCCCGGAGATGTGGTATGTGGTGGTTTCGCAATGCCACTGCGTAAGGGTCTGGCTGATGCGGTGTATATAGTAACATCATCGGATTATCTTGCTATATATGCCGCTAACAATATATGCAGGGGCATAAGTGAGTTCGCAAATAAAGGTGGCTCACCCCTGGGTGGTATCATCTACAATGTCAGGGGTATACTCGATGACGAGTCGGTTGTGCGGGATTTTGCAAGAGAAGTAGGCTCTCGTGTCGTTGGCTGCGTGCCAAACGCGCATGAAATTGCGGAAGCGGAGATAGAGGGCAAAACGGTGATTGAGAAATCGCCGAAGAGCGATATTGCCGACCTGTTTCGTGAGTTGGCGGTTCGGGTGTACACAAACCATTTAACCTCAGTGCCCAGACCTCTGCCTCCTGATGAGATGAGGCACTTTGGACAGTTAATAAGGAAGAGAACAAGAGAGAGATATATAGATGAATGA
- the ndk gene encoding nucleoside-diphosphate kinase: MIKPEGVERGLIGEIIGRFERKGFKILALNLTRLSREQAERQYEEHRGKDFFNDLVSYISSAPVVTFVIEGENAIAIAREMAGATDPGQARPGTIRADYGIDVQRNVIHASDSEESARREIALHFGDLIKE, encoded by the coding sequence ATGATAAAACCAGAAGGTGTGGAGCGAGGACTGATAGGGGAGATAATAGGACGATTTGAGCGTAAGGGTTTCAAAATACTGGCGCTGAATCTCACGAGACTGAGTAGAGAGCAAGCAGAGAGGCAATATGAGGAGCACAGAGGCAAAGACTTCTTCAACGACCTCGTTTCTTACATCTCCTCGGCTCCTGTTGTCACATTTGTCATCGAGGGAGAGAACGCAATAGCAATTGCGAGGGAGATGGCAGGCGCGACCGATCCCGGACAAGCCAGACCCGGTACTATAAGGGCGGACTATGGAATTGACGTACAGAGAAACGTGATACATGCTTCAGATTCTGAAGAGTCAGCAAGGCGAGAGATAGCACTCCATTTCGGTGACCTTATAAAGGAATGA
- a CDS encoding undecaprenyl diphosphate synthase family protein, whose product MFLFRPIIAIYEKILKRVVLNSPIAVNHILLVLDESDLLPEGEGQISISDNTTTKGLERLKHFIKWCDALKIDVISIYISIIREGMGKRLLDAVHEHLREAVISVLSDEEASIAVYTDSYASARFINDNGRAGVKKINVSIGMGGRSELTKAIREIAKHVESGEIEPDEIDEKMIEANLIFKSEPDLVIRSGATRLTDFLIWQSVYSEFYFTDVNWQNFRKVDLFRAVRDFQWRERRFGR is encoded by the coding sequence ATGTTCCTGTTCCGCCCAATCATAGCCATATATGAGAAGATACTGAAGCGAGTGGTCCTGAATTCCCCGATTGCTGTGAATCATATCCTTCTTGTTCTGGATGAGAGTGATCTTCTACCAGAAGGAGAAGGGCAAATATCTATATCAGATAATACAACCACGAAAGGCCTGGAACGACTGAAACATTTCATCAAATGGTGCGATGCGTTAAAGATAGATGTTATAAGCATCTATATAAGTATAATTCGTGAAGGAATGGGCAAGAGGTTGCTGGATGCGGTACACGAACACCTAAGAGAAGCTGTAATTTCGGTGTTGAGCGATGAAGAGGCTTCTATTGCCGTATATACCGATTCTTACGCGTCTGCCAGGTTCATTAACGATAACGGAAGAGCAGGGGTAAAGAAGATAAATGTCTCTATTGGTATGGGTGGGCGAAGCGAATTGACGAAGGCGATAAGGGAGATAGCAAAGCATGTGGAGAGCGGAGAGATAGAGCCAGACGAGATAGATGAAAAGATGATAGAAGCCAACCTGATATTCAAATCGGAACCCGACCTTGTTATCAGGTCTGGTGCTACGCGTTTAACCGATTTTCTGATATGGCAATCGGTCTACAGTGAGTTCTATTTCACCGATGTGAACTGGCAGAATTTCCGAAAAGTAGACTTATTCAGGGCTGTTCGCGATTTCCAGTGGCGAGAACGTCGTTTCGGACGATGA
- a CDS encoding 4Fe-4S binding protein produces MKCVGCGKCAEVCPEEAIEMVNKKSVIDYNGCTCCGVCDRVCQTEALKFKNPKMPAIMMEPENFKEELSALKQLIRGMKREIRIKV; encoded by the coding sequence ATGAAATGCGTAGGTTGTGGTAAATGTGCGGAGGTATGTCCAGAGGAGGCAATCGAGATGGTGAATAAGAAATCGGTCATTGATTACAATGGCTGTACTTGCTGTGGTGTTTGTGATCGAGTATGTCAGACGGAAGCGCTGAAGTTTAAGAACCCGAAGATGCCAGCGATAATGATGGAGCCGGAGAATTTTAAGGAGGAACTGAGTGCGTTGAAGCAGTTGATAAGAGGGATGAAAAGGGAAATAAGAATAAAAGTGTAA
- a CDS encoding cofactor-independent phosphoglycerate mutase, with protein sequence MKYVLLIGDGMADYPIPEYDGRTALQIASTPNLDFIATEGICGMVRTIPPGMEAGSDIATLSILGYDPARYYTGRGPLEAMGMGIPLDEGDIAYRCNLVTESEGRIVDYSGGHISNDEAKELIKSLNAEFEKEGIIFYPGVSYRNVMVMKGRDEGEGGAPPHDIIGAQVDAELPESDLLRRIILTSRQILDNHDVNRRRTAQNKNKANMVWLWSGGKKPIMPEFRVMYGVTGAVISGVYLVKGVARCAALDVIDVPGATGYIDTNYEGKAEYALHSLNETNFVLVHVEAPDEAAHSGDIVQKVKAIEDFDARVVGRILSGLESEYADVGYKILALPDHYTPVSLKVHTKEPVPFALYDSHASTRHQDTGTGTDISSIGFDELSASKSSLRLDAQRQDLMRYLFH encoded by the coding sequence ATGAAATACGTGCTTTTAATAGGAGATGGAATGGCTGATTATCCTATCCCCGAGTATGACGGCAGGACGGCTCTACAAATTGCGTCTACTCCTAACCTCGATTTCATTGCTACCGAAGGAATCTGCGGCATGGTAAGAACAATTCCACCTGGTATGGAGGCGGGTAGCGATATTGCCACTCTCTCGATTCTGGGCTATGACCCCGCGCGGTATTACACAGGGCGGGGACCACTGGAAGCGATGGGGATGGGTATACCGCTCGATGAAGGAGACATAGCCTACCGATGCAACCTTGTAACTGAGTCTGAAGGTAGAATCGTGGATTACAGTGGCGGACATATATCGAATGACGAAGCGAAGGAGTTGATAAAATCGCTCAATGCGGAATTTGAAAAAGAAGGAATAATCTTCTATCCTGGCGTTAGTTATAGGAACGTTATGGTCATGAAAGGGAGAGATGAGGGTGAGGGTGGCGCACCTCCACACGATATTATTGGTGCACAGGTTGATGCGGAATTACCCGAGAGCGATTTGTTGAGGCGTATTATCCTCACTTCGAGGCAGATACTTGACAATCATGATGTAAATAGGAGGAGAACAGCTCAGAATAAGAACAAGGCGAATATGGTCTGGCTCTGGAGCGGTGGAAAGAAACCGATAATGCCTGAGTTCAGAGTGATGTACGGCGTGACTGGTGCGGTGATTTCTGGTGTTTATTTGGTTAAGGGTGTGGCGCGATGTGCTGCTCTGGATGTGATAGATGTGCCCGGTGCCACGGGCTATATAGATACAAATTATGAGGGCAAGGCGGAATATGCATTACACAGCCTGAATGAGACCAATTTTGTACTCGTTCATGTGGAAGCGCCAGATGAAGCGGCGCACAGCGGCGACATCGTGCAGAAGGTGAAGGCGATAGAGGATTTCGATGCCCGTGTGGTGGGAAGAATATTGTCTGGTTTAGAATCAGAATATGCAGATGTGGGCTATAAGATATTAGCCCTGCCCGACCATTACACGCCGGTGTCCCTGAAGGTGCATACAAAAGAGCCTGTACCCTTTGCTCTCTACGATTCCCACGCTTCTACCCGCCACCAGGATACTGGTACTGGTACTGATATCAGCAGTATTGGATTTGACGAGCTATCAGCGAGCAAAAGCTCTCTGCGGCTCGATGCACAACGGCAGGATTTGATGCGCTATCTCTTCCACTGA